tgtattaaaGTTGACATATCAACTGATACAGTAGAGTCACATGTCCACGATTCATTCTATTAGGTGTCGAAGGTGCATTTGATGGTAAAGGCGCCAAAACGGTCATACCAAAGAAGGCGAGCCCACGTCCTTTCACTTAATTGTATGCCTTGTTTGAGGGGTGTTGTCGTTGTTAGGTGATTGGAAAGTTTTCTATCCGCCTTGTTCCCAACCAGGAACCGAAGGAAATTCAACGATTGGTGAACGAGCACATTCAGAAGGTCCACACTGCCTCGGGAAGCCCCAACCGCATCAAGTATTtaatgttttgtctgtctgtctgtctgtagatttctgtagtttgtctgtctgtagattgtttgtctgtctgtctgtctgtagattgtttgtctgtctgtctagattgtttgtctgtctgtctgtagattgtttgtctgtttgtctgtgttttgtctgtctgtctgtagactctgtgtgtgtgtgtgtgtgtgtgtgtgtgtgtgtgtgtgcacgggagtgtgtgcatgtgtctataAAACATCCTAATGTTTTTGTCTCTGCAGTTTGAGCTCGGTCCATGGAGCCAAGGCGTGGGTGAGCGACTTCACTCATCCTCATTACGTGGCCGGTCGGAAGGCCATCAAAACAGGCAAGTTATTGATCACGCATTTATGTAGCATGCATTGCTAGACTTGTAGTTGTAGACATGATCTGCAGGTGGTTGTCTGGTCTGCAGGTGGTTGTCCGGTCCCGTGTGAATCAATATGTGGGCGTGGCATATCGAGAGGCATTCAATGCCTGGAGCCGACATGAATGTAGTCTCTAGATTTCTTGATATAATATTAAAGAATCTGGAGACTACATTCGTGTTGGTCTCACTAGGTCTGGTGACCCCTCCCCCTCCCAAAAAGGCTACTGTTTGTTGATCAGGCAAGCAAGGACAATAACAGAAATGGTACTGTACAGAGCATTAAAGTCTTGGATCTTCCTAGAGCCAACGGACATTTTTGTGGAGCTGTGTTTGACTCTGTTGCCATGGTAATGACACAGCCATGTGTTGACtctgttgccatggtaacaacAGATCCATGTGTTGGCCCTGTTGCCATGGTAATGACAGATCCATGTGTTACTcctgttgccatggtaacaacAGAAACCATGTGTTGGCTCTGTTGCCATAGTAACAACAGAAAGTCATGTTCCACtctgttgccatggtaacaacAGAAAATCATGTTCCACTCTGTTGCGGTGGTAACAACAGAAAAGTCATGTGTCCCTCTATTGCCATGGTAACAACAGAAAGCTGTTTGGCtctgttgccatggtaacaacAGAAAGTCATGCTTGGCTTTGTTACCATGGTAACAAACAGCCGTGATTTTTTATTAGTATGTGTACTGACAATATTAATCGGGCACAGGCTGTTCCATCAACTTGACAGAGACACTTCCGATCTGATTTATTACAACCTGCGTACCCACATGTTTTAGTCTGATTTGATACGAATTGTTCTTGTAGATAACTTTACTGTATATGGGGCTCGACATCTAGTCGACtacattgtttgtattgtctgtTCTTTAGTGTTTGGTATCGATCCTGATCTGACGCGTGAAGGTGGCAGCATTCCAATCACTCTTACATTTGAGGAAGCAACTGGAAAGAACGTCATGCTGTTGCCGATTGGTAGTTGTGATGATGGAGCTCATTCGCAGAACGAGAAAATAAATCGATCAAACTTTATCAACGGGGTAAGGAAACAAACACATgatgattaatattaattagtaagtAAAGCATTGCCAAACTATTTTACTTCTGTTGGATTGCTGCTATTGCCCAGtagtaaataagtaaataaacaagtaattaataaagttaataaataattaaattagttgctaattaataattaattaattaaaatttgttactaattataattaataaatagttaactaaaatttgttaaataatgaattaaattttttactaattaaataattagaatttgttaataatttattaaaattggttaataattaataaatagctaattaaaatttgttaataattaattaataatcaattagttattaattaattaattaactaaaattaattaattgattattggTATTTTGTTTTACTCTAGATGAAAGTTCTTGCTGCTTACTTTGAAGAGGTCTCCAAGCTGGAGTAGTGGCTCGTGCTCCATTGACTGGCATCTGCATTTGCTGagctgtctgctgcatgacaAACTGCGCTTGTAGCATGTAGTTGTTAGTGTCGCACCAGCTGTACGCTGTCAATGTCTCAATGACAAAACAAATTGCAATGTTCAGTgtccataattaattaattaattaattaatgcgaGCTGCTGGTCTAGATCTCTACACAGCAGGCTTGATTTCCATGCTTGTGCTACTTAGAAAACGCCAAGCGCATGCGTGCTAACAGTTGAAATAGAGCGGAAGCGGCGCCACGTGCAGAAGTCATGTCACGTGCAGAAGTCATGTCACATGCAGAAGTGATAACACCTGCAGAAATTACGTCACGTGAGGCAATAGTGATAGGGTGCTCTACAGGATTGGTGTGCTCTGTCTATTGGCTAAAAGTCTTGCGCAAGCATGGAGCTCAGCAAAATCTTTGAGTAAGTACcgcagagagagagaaagagcgGCCTGTACTAGCAACACAGTAGCAGACAGTCATTCACATGTTTGCCTCATAAATTTGTCTGTATTACGTTTGTCCATACACATGGTCACTAATATCAATTGCAAAGTATCTCTCTGTTGCAGGTATATCGATGGACATCAGGTACTCTGTATGACCAGTCTACACACTTTGTATATTTTCATTGCAAAatcattaattattttatttaaattaatcgTGAATTTAAAATTGCGTCATTCGAACGGGAAGTCTACATTGGTCGGTTGAAAGACGCTGTGGCAATCAAGAGTGTGTCGGCATGGCCAGACCATCGACCCCGAAGTCGTCAGAATGATCGACTATGCTGTCGATGTGAGTTTTGTTGAAATGACAATCGAAATTGAATGACAAttgggtgtgtgtttgttgttggtgttgttgttgttggtggtggtggtgcgtgtgttttgtgtgtgtcacagtgtgtgtgtgtgtgtgtgtgtgtgtgtgtgtgtgtgtgtgtgtgtgagagagagagagagtgtgtgtgtgtgtgtgtgtgtgtgtgtgtgtgtgtgtgtgtgtgtgtgtgtgtgtgtgtgtgtgtgtgtgtgtgtgtgtgtgtgtgtgtgtgtgtgtgtgtgtgtaatcttCGTACAACGTTTGGTTGCTTGTGAAAGGGAGTTGAAACGATTAGGAGCCGAAGCGTGGAAAAGTTGATCTTGGCAAACAAAAGGATCACGATGACTTGCAGCTGCCTCCGATCATATTGGGCTATCTCGGCAAAGATCCAAAGAAGAAAACGGTAGGTAGTCTCAATCTCGTGAATTTGGTGCTTGAAGAGTTAATGAAATTactgtgtttgtcattttaaCAGGTTTGCATCTATGGACACTTAGATGTACAGCCTGCATTAAAGGTGTGGTTTCATTTTAGAATTGgctgttttgtattgtagacaagaaagacaaattgacaacaagacgcacgcacgcacacacgcacacacacacacacacacacacacaccacacacacacacacacacacacacacacacaccacacacacacacacacacacacacacacacacacacacacacacacacacacacacacacacaacagacagacagacagacagacagacaattttgGTCGTCTTGTTTACCAAATGGGAGAAGAAGCAGCCGTCATCAACTCAGAAGAAGAAGTCCACCAAGGAGACCCATTAGGTCTTGTTCTTTTCTCCTTCACAATACATCCTGTCTTGTTGAAGCAGTTACAACTACAGCACAACAAAGTTCAAGTATCAGCATATCTAGATAACATATTTCTACTTGGTGAACCTGATGCAACCATCAATGCAACCTTACATCTGAAGTCATCTCTTCCTCCTCTTGGCTTGTCAATATGTGATAAGAAATGTGAGCTGTTCACTCCTGACCCACTTAATACCAAACATTGCCCATTCCAGGTGAGGAATGATGGGACTATGGTCTTAGGCATTCCCGTGGGAAGCTCTTCCTTTGTCCTTTCCAAGTCTGAAGACATAGCTCACTCTGGTCAATCAGTTTGCTCTGCTTTGTCTCAATTAGAAGATTCTCAGTCAGAATGCCTTCTACTACGCCATTGCCATGTTCTCAAGTTAAATTACTTGGCTAGGTCAGTATCACCATCTTTATTTCAGTCTACAGCTGAAATACATGACAACATGACTCGAAGAAccttttgtaaaatattggGAGTGCCATCAATAGTCGATGAACGgtggaaacaggcaacactTCCTATCAAATTAGGAGGATTTGGAATGACATCGGTTGATGCTATTGctttatctgtgtgttttaGGAGGATGGATGCATACTCTGTCAAACTTGCCTACTAGTTCCCTTACTAGACTAACAATGTAGCACTCTTGCTTTCAACAGATAATGTCTCGAAGATCTCTGCCTATATTCATCAAGCTGTCAAGTCTACTGGTTGTGATGATTGCCAACATCTAAGTGAGTTTGTCAAACagcccaagaaattacaacaaaaactatctaGTCAACAACACGAGGCAAATGCAAATTCCTGCCTGGAAACTGCAATTTCACAATCAGATAGAGCTACAGCtaaatttagatcaataagagGAAAGGGAGCTGAGTCATGACTGgaagccattcctactgaagAGATTCTTGCACTTAAACCCAACAAATTTcgtttggcagcatctctgaggttggacatacctgcaccttttgtcaactggaacatccagtgtgaatgtgggcctgtgtggcagcatgatgaaattgtaaatgcttggagcacttgtctacatgaattttaaagattcatcacgagaaagaacctcgacatcgttactctggaaatgagaatagaccagacatagttgtgtacGACTCTGGatgtagctatgaccttgatgtagccatggctcatcctttcagccaagacactttaaagcaggcagctttagaggaaggttttgctgcagcaagaagagaggaaaggaagatgatcaaatacgaaaaacaacaacttgctgccaatacatcaagcctcaattctactcctctggtatttgaacattttggaacttggggatcagaagctaccaactattcaaacaaactagccagaagatcaagggacattgaaggctatacaaatgaagctgactttagaggttttgggaggaaaaaattctcaataatcttACAACGATGCAACGCTAAAGTTATCCTCCACAAGCCgacgtgtcttccctggagaagtagatgagaataTATAtgatagagactatcaaagtagcttgcattaaactaaagctgaactcagtagcttgtttgcagtTAGTATTAGAAACGTAaggtagagtttgtgtttcaataaatgaaattgacagacagacagacagacagacagacagacaagcatacatctggcaaacagacagacagacagacacacattgtattgcattgtgtACTATAATGTAATAATCGTACGCAAGTTTGTACCCACAGTTCACGTCTGTCAAGTGCCAATGTTACATTAACACTTAAAATGACGTGCAGATTCACGACAGAGATCAGAAAAAGGTTGTTCATGTCTGCAaaagacacaaaacacacaagagtcgGGTCCTAATAAGGCCTTACCTGATTCGATACATCGCTATATGCGCTAGtaaaagttcgaaaagaaaactgGTCGCTTTCGCTACAAACCcacgcggttaacaaacgccaagacatcaaagtagcACCCAAGTAAGCTGCGATGACGTCGTTAGTGACACGCTAGCAAAAAAAGGTCTATTTGTGTCCCGTATCCACGAGCTAATGGCGAGCAGTCAGAGGAATGAAACTCTAGAGTTTCTCGAAAAGGACGGATACTATTACTGGGCAGACTTCGAGGACACTCCGTTTGCCGAAGGTACCTCACGATATGCCTACGAAGGCAGGCTTCACGGCCGAGGCCCCAGAGATGGGCTCGTTGTGTAGTCAAAGTTTTCAAGGAGCAGTACACCAGACACATCACTGAATGGATACCAGACATTGCCGCGTCCACGAGAGCACAAGAACTTGCAGAACAGTGGAATGTGTACAAATCGACAACTCGACCGCCTCACTTTCGAATCCCCGTTATCGCAAAGATGGATAAGGTGGCGACTTCCTTCGCTTTTGGTTTCACTCAGAACTCACAGACAAGCGTACGAGTCAACGACTACGTCGCGATTGAAGACTTTATCACCGGTGTCTACGAAAAATTTAATAGCAACAGCGGATGGGTAAACAGCAATGGCCACTTGTTTGCGTCTGCTTTTTCACATTACACTTGGCACAAGACCAATGGCCGAGAGTTAGTCTGCGACCTGCAAGGAGTGAGAAAAGGCGACTCGTACGAGCTAACGGATCCGGCTATACATTCACTGAATCGGCTGTACGGTATGACTGATCTGGGTCAAAGGGGAATGGACGCGTTCTTCGACAGCCACCAGTGCAACGAGTTGTGCTACGGGCTTTCTTTACCGGCTGGGCATCGGCGGCAGGCTGTTTTGGTTGCGCGACGCAACACGTCCTACACGTTCGAACTTTGGAATTAGTAAACACATTTGCATATCCTACTTGAATTGACGGACGTTAGACTTACATGTATAGATGGCATGTATGCAgtgctgttgtttgttctaGATGTTTTGCATTGGTAAATTGGCTCAGCAGTTTGGCCTCAAtctatatactatatagtatatagtatatactatatactatatagtatatagtatatactatatactatatactatactatatactatatactatatgctatctaatatataaagctcaaattgtctgtctgtgtgtgtgtgttcgcgtttggtggccacgtcttttgtccgttcgcaaccgaaatcggcacgcacactcggcacgcacaggggaaggtttgtgTATAAACATTTAAAAAGTTATGTACcaggtcccctctcgaggagtcgacccccgcgtaaaatttcttgatgacgccaacgctacacattccagttcattcgaacacacgcccacaccagtcctgtgtagactgtatgcatcgtcgtccttcgcaaagcttcgagcaatagaatatctcttgccgacgaaacttactctcctagcgctttcgtttctctccaaattctgatggCATTTGCACCAGAATTTATATATTCTGTAgattatatatatgtatgtatgtatgtatgtatgtatgtattaaaGTTGACATATCAACTGATACAGTAGAGTCACATGTCCACGATTCATTCTATTAGGTGTCGAAGATGCATTTGATGGTAAGGCGCCAAAGCGGTCATACCAATGAAGGCGAGCCCACGTCCTTTCACTTAATTGTATGCCTTGTTTGAGGGGTGTTGTCATTGTTAGGTGATTGGAAAGTTTTCTATCCGCCTTGTCCCCAACCAGGAACCGAAGGAAATTCAACGATTGGTGAACGAGCATATTCAGAAGGTCCACACTGCCTCAGGAAGCCCCAACCGCATCAAGTATTtaatgttttgtctgtctgtctgtctgtctgtagattgtttgtctgtctgtgtgtagattgtttgtctgtctgtctgtctgtagattgtttgtctgtctgtctgtctgtagattgtttgtctgtctgtctgtctgtagattgtttgtctgtctgtctgtagagtgtttgtctgtctgtctgtagattgtttgtctgtctgtctgtagattgtttgtctgtctgtctgtagattgtttgtcagtctgtctgtagattgtttgtctgcctgtagattgtttgtctgtctgtctgtagattgtttgtatgtctgtctgtagattgtttgtctgtctgtagattgtttgtctgtctgtctgtgattgtttgtctgtctgtctgtagattgtttgtctgtctgtctgtagattgtttgtctgtctgtctgtagattgtttgtctgtctgtctgtagattgtttgtctgtctgtctgcctgtagattgtttgtctgtctgtctgtctgtagattgtttgtctgtctgtctgtctgtctgtagattgtctgtctgtctgtagattgtctgtctgtctgtctgtagattgtctgtctgtctgtctgtagattgtctgtctgtctgtagattgtctgtagattgtctgtctgtctattttgtttgtctgtctgtagattgtctgtctgtctgtgtgtctgtagattgtttatctgtctgtgtgttttgtctgtctgtctgtagattgtttgtctgtctgtgtgtgttttgtctgtctgtaggctgtttgtctgtctgtctgcagattgtttgtctgtctgtgtgttttgtctgtctgtttgtagattgtctgtctgtctgtagattgtttgtttgtgcgtgtggtttgtctgtctgtctgtctgtaggttgtctgtctgtctgtagattgtttgtctgtctgtgtgttttgtctgtctgtttgtagattgtccgtctgtctgtagattgtttgtttgtgcgtgtggtttgtctgtctgtctgtctgtaggttgtctgtctgtctgtagattgtttgtctgtctgtgtgttttgtctttctgtctacagattgtgtgtctgtctgtagactctgtgtgtgtgtgtgtgtgtgtgtgtgtgtgtgtgtgtgtgtgtgcatgggagtgtgtgtgtgtgtgtgtgcatgggagtgtgtgcatgtgtataaaACATTCTAATGTTTTTGTCTCTGCAGTTTGAGCTCGGTCCATGGAGCCAAGGCGTGGGTGAGTGACTTCACTCATCCTCATTACGTGGCCGGTCGGAAGGCCATCAAGACAGGCAAGTTATTGATCACGCATTTATGTAGCATGCGTTGCTAGACTTGTAGTTGTAGACATGATCGAGGTAGTTAGTCAGGTCTGCAGGTGGTTGTCCAGTCCCGTGTGAAGCCTTATGTGGGCGTGGCATATCAAGAGGCATTCAATGCCTGGAGCCGACATGAATGTAGACTCTAGATTTCTTGATATAATATCAAAGAATCTGGAGTCtacattgtttgtgttggcTTCACTGGACCTGGTgacccccacccccaccccgaAAAGACTACTGTTTGTTGATCAGTCTGGCAAGCAAGGACAATAAGAGAAATGGTACCGTACAACAGATCATTAAAAGTCTTGGAGCTTCCTAGAGCCAGTGTACATTTTTGTGGAGCAGTGTTTGACtctgttgccatggtaacaaaCGGATCCCTGTTTGACCCTGTTGCCATAGTAACAACAGATCCATGTGTTGGCCCTGTTGAAATAGTAACAACAGATTCATGTGTTGACCCTGTTGCCATAGTAACAACAGATCCATGTTTTACTCTGTTGCCATGTTAACAACAGAAAGTCATGTTTGGCTATGTTGCCATGGTAATAACAGAAAGTCATGTTTGACtatgttgccatggtaacaaaCAGCCCTGATTTTTTATTAGTATGTGTACTGACAATGTTAATCGGGCACAGGCTGTTCTATCAACTTGACAGAGACACTTCCGATCTGATTTATTACAAGCTGCGTGCCCACGTGTTTTGGTCTGATTTGATACGAATTGTTCTTGTAGATAAATTCACTGTATATGGGGCTCAACATCTAGTCAACTacattgtttttgtattgtcCATTCTTTAGTGTTTGGTATCGATCCTGATCTGACGCGTGAAGGTGGCAGCATTCCAATCACTCTTACATTTGAGGAAGCAACTGGAAAGAACGTCATGCTGCTGCCAATTGGTAGTTGTGATGATGGAGCTCATTCGCAGAACGAGAAAATAAATCGATCAAACTTTATCAACGGGGTAAGGAAACAAACACATgatgattaatatcaattagtaAGTAACAGATAGGGTCGCTATTTTAAATGTGAGGTACAGTATTGTGCGTGTGGCTATCGTTTCTGGTGTGATTGGTGGAGAGGCATGTACATTGCAGCATTGCTAAACTATTTTACTTCTGTTGCATTGCTGCTATTGCCCAGTAGTAAAGTAAATATacaagtaattaataaattaataattaattaaattaaaatttgttaagaattaattaataatcaattaaatttgttactaattaataaataattaattaaaatttgttgctaattataattaattattaattaactaaagtttgtaaataattaattaaaatttgttaataatttattaataatcaaTTGAAAtcagttaataaataattaataaataaataattaaatttttgttaataattaattaataataaattaaatttattaataattaataaatagttaattaaaaatttgttaataattaataattaattaat
The DNA window shown above is from Corticium candelabrum chromosome 13, ooCorCand1.1, whole genome shotgun sequence and carries:
- the LOC134188951 gene encoding alpha-protein kinase vwkA-like, whose amino-acid sequence is MDKVATSFAFGFTQNSQTSVRVNDYVAIEDFITGVYEKFNSNSGWVNSNGHLFASAFSHYTWHKTNGRELVCDLQGVRKGDSYELTDPAIHSLNRLYGMTDLGQRGMDAFFDSHQCNELCYGLSLPAGHRRQAVLVARRNTSYTFELWN